A genomic segment from Phragmites australis chromosome 6, lpPhrAust1.1, whole genome shotgun sequence encodes:
- the LOC133922620 gene encoding biotin--protein ligase 2-like: MPFTVHFPPPAAAAGAVLAAAGAVLTAVALRRYLSSTRRSPASASTSAHWSSSSAAGAGATLVVSGKSPQDQELLASAAGSVALGDGDAGGELTVELASDAPVAGGFDAGAYMGALRARRFGRWLLWSPRLASTQDLVVQNFSKLPVGVVCVADVQFKGRGRSKNVWESPPGCLMFSFTSQMQDARKLPLMQYVVCLSMTEAIKELCRAKGLPELDVRIKWPNDLYLKGLKVGGILCTSFYEPKVYNVCTGIGLNVDNEKPTTCLNAGLQEIKANSPRLKREDIIASFFNKFEILFEIFSNQGFQALEEQYYDSWLHSGQKVVVQDVHEGQSLGSVVTIQGFTPAGYLYAIGQDGESYELHPDGNSFDFFKGLVRRKMEA; the protein is encoded by the exons ATGCCGTTCACCGTGCACTTCCCGCCGCCAGCCGCCGCAGCCGGGGCCGTGCTGGCCGCAGCCGGCGCCGTGCTCACCGCAGTCGCGCTCCGCCGGTACCTGTCCTCGACCCGACGGTCACCCGCCTCCGCGAGCACGTCCGCGCActggagcagcagcagcgccgccggcgccggcgccacgCTCGTGGTCTCCGGCAAGTCGCCGCAGGACCAGGAACTCCTTGCCTCCGCGGCCGGTTCCGTCGCCCTAGGAGATGGAGATGCGGGCGGGGAGCTCACCGTAGAgctcgcctccgacgcgcccgTGGCCGGCGGCTTCGACGCTGGCGCGTACATGGGCGCCCTCCGGGCGCGGCGCTTCGGGAGGTGGCTGCTCTGGTCGCCGAGGCTGGCTTCCACGCAAGACCTCGTGGTGCA GAACTTCTCAAAGCTTCCGGTGGGCGTCGTGTGCGTCGCTGACGTGCAGTTCAAAGGGCGAG GCCGATCGAAGAATGTGTGGGAATCGCCACCCGGATGTCTGATGTTCTCTTTCACATCACAGATGCAGGATGCACGGAAGTTGCCCCTTATGCAATATGTTGTCTGTCTTTCCATGACCGAAGCCATCAAAGAACTATGCCGTGCTAAG GGACTACCAGAACTTGATGTAAGGATAAAGTGGCCTAATGATCTCTATCTGAAAGGACTAAAAGTTGGTGGGATTCTATGTACCTCGTTTTACGAACCAAAAGTCTACAATGTTTGTACAG GTATTGGATTGAATGTTGATAATGAAAAGCCTACCACATGTTTGAATGCTGGACTTCAAGAAATAAAGGCTAATTCACCAAGATTGAAACGAGAAGACATAATAGCATCCTTCTTCAACAAATTTGAAATTCTTTTTGAGATTTTCTCAAATCAAG GTTTTCAGGCTCTTGAAGAGCAATACTACGACTCGTGGCTTCACAG TGGCCAGAAAGTTGTCGTACAAGATGTACATGAAGGCCAGTCTCTAGGCAGTGTCGTCACTATCCAG GGATTTACACCGGCCGGTTATTTATACGCTATTGGCCAGGATGGCGAAAGCTATGAGTTGCACCCTGATGGCAACAG CTTTGATTTCTTCAAAGGATTGGTGAGGAGAAAGATGGAAGCATAG
- the LOC133922621 gene encoding uncharacterized protein LOC133922621 yields the protein MAGSSNLTPTTGVSGGYNLMGCINEIPTLKGDNYSEWKKKIDLAFILAEVDWVVTTPCPTDPVAPVRETNEADAAWATRDRDYQSQKMAYDLEHRKWVTANKKCLAVIKNTIEPAIVGSISECDTVTEYLNRIKSQFTGSSKTYATQLIKQLVTERYSGGGSGIREHILRMSNLASKLKPMDLALKDEFLIHLIFASLPKEFDTFVVNYNI from the exons atggcgggttctagcaaccttactccaaccactggagtctcag GAGGGTACAACTTGATGGGTTGTATCAATGAGATTCCAACTCTGAAAGGTGACAACTATTCAGAGTGGAAAAAGAAGATCGACCTAGCCTTCATCTTGGCTGAGGTTGATTGGGTAGTCACCACACCGTGTCCTACAGATCCTGTGGCACCGGTGAGGGAGACAAACGAGGCTGATGCCGCTTGGGCAACCAGAGATAGGGATTATCAATCCCAAAAGATGGCCTATGACCTTGAGCATAGGAAGTGGGTCACTGCCAACAAGAAATGTTTGGCAGTGATAAAGAACACGATTGAGCCTGCTATTGTGGGTTCGATCTCAGAGTGTGACACTGTCACTGAGTACCTGAACAGAATAAAGAGTCAGTTTACTGGCTCTTCAAAGACTTATGCTACCCAGCTGATAAAGCAGCTGGTAACAGAAAGATACTCAGGTGGAGGCAGTGGCATAAGAGAGCACATACTGAGGATGAGCAACTTGGCATCCAAGCTCAAACCAATGGATCTGGCTCTAAAGGATGAGTTCCTTATccatttgatttttgcttctttgccAAAAGAGTTTGATACATTTGTTGTAAACTACAACATATAG
- the LOC133920695 gene encoding protein G1-like1: MEMDGVAAVADSLGAAAARPSRYESQKRRDWQTFGQYLRNHRPPLELSRCSGAHVLEFLRYLDQFGKTKVHAPGCPFFGQPSPPAPCRCPLRQAWGSLDALVGRLRAAFEEHGGRPEANPFGARAVRLFLREVRDSQAKARGIAYEKKRRKRHPPAHRQPKLEQDQHHHNAPADAAAPVPPMAERRPEVPDPAPHFSIPHAHFLHGHFLAPTTEPADPASGGTGDDMVLAMAAAIAEAHAAACIMPLSVFH; encoded by the coding sequence ATGGAAATGGACGGCGTCGCGGCGGTGGCGGACAGCCTGGGAGCGGCAGCGGCGCGGCCGAGCAGGTACGAGTCGCAGAAGCGGCGGGACTGGCAGACGTTCGGGCAGTACCTGCGCAACCACCGGCCGCCGCTGGAGCTGTCCCGGTGCAGCGGCGCGCACGTGCTCGAGTTCCTGCGCTACCTGGACCAGTTCGGCAAGACCAAGGTGCACGCGCCGGGGTGCCCGTTCTTCGGCCAaccctcgccgccggcgccgtgcCGGTGCCCGCTCAGGCAGGCGTGGGGCAGCCTTGACGCTCTCGTCGGCCGCCTCCGCGCCGCCTTCGAGGAGCACGGCGGCAGGCCCGAGGCCAACCCCTTCGGCGCGCGCGCCGTCCGGCTTTTCCTCCGCGAGGTCCGCGACAGCCAGGCCAAGGCCCGCGGCATCGCCTACGAGAAGAAGCGCCGCAAGCGCCACCCACCGGCGCACAGGCAGCCGAAGCTGGAGCAGGACCAGCACCACCACAACGCTCCCGCTGACGCCGCTGCGCCAGTCCCGCCGATGGCCGAGAGGCGTCCGGAGGTGCCGGACCCGGCTCCGCACTTCTCGATCCCGCACGCGCACTTCCTCCACGGCCACTTCCTGGCTCCGACCACCGAGCCAGCTGACCCCGCGTCGGGCGGCACGGGGGACGACATGGTGCTGGCAATGGCGGCTGCCATCGCCGAGGCGCACGCGGCCGCGTGCATAATGCCGCTGTCCGTGTTCCACTAG